The following are from one region of the Acidobacteriota bacterium genome:
- a CDS encoding tetratricopeptide repeat protein, which yields MNRTLIILLIAMGLAVTALHAERLPEVTVDYPVDGSIFPPDIVAPTFLWHDPTDADRWELEVSFAEGAPFVLVVAGDPPPRGEIDPRCLGPTNEVYEPTAYQASAHSWRPNRGDWKSIQDRSSGAPARITLTGFRDGASEHAVSRGAVGLTTSTDPVGAPIFYRDVPLMPSKGEKGVIKPLAKGAIPLIDWRLRSVALDSSRIVLRDMPTCANCHSFSADGQTMGMDVDGPEGDKGAYAIAKVEPEVVIDDAQVMTWNAFPGKPEGLNSLGFLSRISPDGRYSISTLNEAIFVRNFTDFRFSQVFFPTRGILAVYDTQTGEVRALPGADDEDYVHCNAVWAPDGKTIVFSRAPAMDPYDNSKPLATFSGDPNETQLKYDLYRIPFNDGRGGTAKPIAGAGANGMSNSFPKVSPDGKWIVWVKAKNGQLMRPDSRLWIAPFEGGQAREMRCNTSRMNSWHSFSPNSRWMVFSSKARSPYTQMYLTHIDEDGNDSPPILIENSTAANRAVNLPEFVNTSYDNFVSISVPAVDHYRYFARGNELQRSGQLQEAVEQFEMALEGDAETWRVNDWRIHDSMSKTLLQLGDRERALEHARDSLRLNPYNSEMQANAGYLLFELGEPGAALEKIDIALKLSPGDARLYLNRGTMRLQLQDDAGAEADFSESIRRSRNYADPYVARGIVRRQLGDDVGARSDLDKAIEIRPEDPTPWYFRALIREAAADLAGAIADVEQAASRVNEGWPHQNELRELERRLRDRVEARD from the coding sequence ATGAATCGAACGCTCATCATCCTGCTCATCGCGATGGGGTTGGCCGTCACCGCTCTCCACGCGGAGCGCCTCCCCGAGGTGACGGTCGACTATCCGGTCGACGGGTCCATCTTCCCGCCGGACATCGTTGCGCCAACCTTCCTCTGGCACGACCCCACCGATGCGGATCGTTGGGAACTGGAAGTCTCGTTTGCGGAAGGAGCACCCTTCGTGTTGGTCGTTGCGGGCGACCCACCGCCACGTGGCGAAATCGATCCACGTTGTCTCGGACCAACGAACGAGGTCTACGAACCGACGGCCTATCAGGCGTCCGCGCACTCGTGGCGTCCAAACAGAGGTGACTGGAAGTCGATCCAGGATCGATCGTCGGGAGCGCCGGCTCGGATCACGCTCACCGGTTTCCGGGATGGAGCGTCCGAACATGCGGTTTCCCGAGGGGCTGTCGGCCTGACGACCTCGACGGATCCCGTCGGTGCGCCGATCTTCTACCGTGATGTCCCGCTGATGCCTTCCAAGGGTGAGAAGGGCGTCATCAAACCGCTCGCCAAGGGAGCGATACCCCTCATCGATTGGCGGCTGCGGAGCGTCGCGCTGGACAGCAGCCGCATCGTGCTGCGTGATATGCCGACCTGCGCCAACTGTCACAGCTTCTCCGCCGACGGACAGACGATGGGGATGGACGTCGATGGACCCGAGGGCGACAAGGGGGCCTACGCGATCGCGAAGGTCGAACCCGAGGTCGTCATCGACGACGCGCAGGTGATGACGTGGAACGCGTTTCCCGGGAAGCCCGAGGGTTTGAACAGCCTGGGGTTTCTCTCTCGGATCAGCCCGGACGGTCGCTACTCCATCTCGACCCTCAACGAGGCGATCTTCGTCAGAAACTTCACGGATTTTAGATTCTCACAGGTGTTCTTCCCGACTCGTGGAATCCTGGCGGTCTACGACACACAGACCGGCGAGGTGCGCGCGCTGCCGGGAGCCGACGACGAGGACTACGTGCATTGCAATGCGGTCTGGGCTCCCGACGGAAAGACCATCGTATTCTCGCGAGCCCCCGCCATGGATCCCTACGACAACAGCAAACCGCTTGCGACCTTCTCCGGCGATCCCAACGAGACGCAGCTCAAGTACGATCTCTATCGGATTCCGTTCAACGACGGGCGTGGCGGAACCGCCAAACCGATCGCCGGCGCCGGCGCGAACGGGATGAGTAACAGTTTTCCGAAGGTCTCCCCGGATGGGAAGTGGATCGTCTGGGTCAAGGCGAAGAACGGCCAACTGATGCGTCCCGACAGTCGGTTGTGGATCGCTCCGTTCGAGGGTGGCCAGGCACGCGAGATGCGTTGCAACACGTCTCGCATGAATTCGTGGCACAGTTTTTCCCCGAACAGTCGTTGGATGGTGTTCTCGTCGAAGGCACGATCGCCATACACGCAGATGTACCTGACTCACATCGATGAAGATGGCAACGACAGCCCGCCGATCTTGATCGAGAACAGCACCGCGGCAAATCGGGCCGTCAATCTTCCCGAGTTCGTCAACACGTCCTACGACAACTTCGTCAGCATCTCCGTCCCCGCGGTCGACCACTACCGCTACTTTGCTCGCGGCAACGAGCTGCAGCGATCGGGGCAACTCCAGGAGGCCGTCGAGCAATTCGAAATGGCGCTGGAGGGCGACGCCGAGACCTGGCGCGTCAACGATTGGCGCATCCACGACAGTATGAGCAAGACCCTCCTGCAGCTTGGTGATCGTGAGCGGGCCCTCGAACACGCCCGCGATTCGTTGCGATTGAACCCCTACAACAGTGAGATGCAGGCCAATGCCGGCTATCTGCTGTTCGAGCTGGGTGAGCCGGGGGCGGCCCTGGAGAAGATCGATATCGCGTTGAAGCTCAGCCCCGGCGACGCTAGGCTGTATCTCAACCGCGGAACGATGCGTCTGCAACTGCAAGATGACGCCGGCGCGGAAGCCGACTTCTCCGAGTCTATTCGGCGTAGTCGAAACTACGCCGACCCGTATGTCGCGCGGGGGATCGTGCGACGCCAACTGGGCGACGACGTGGGGGCGCGAAGCGATCTGGATAAGGCGATCGAGATCCGCCCCGAAGACCCCACGCCGTGGTACTTCCGGGCCCTCATCCGTGAGGCAGCCGCCGACCTCGCGGGGGCGATCGCGGATGTTGAGCAGGCCGCCTCGCGAGTTAACGAGGGCTGGCCACACCAGAACGAGTTACGTGAACTGGAACGCCGCCTCCGAGATCGCGTCGAAGCCAGGGACTAG
- a CDS encoding DUF4197 domain-containing protein codes for MRYQPAPRLAKSFALVLLAVFCMNCAAVMEELESAVRGMDDQSTPADGLREALKVGTGRAVERRGQAGGYLGDALAEIAIPRKLASAARALELTGRGNLVEEFKVSLNRAAEAAAPVARDVFVDSIRQMTFDDAMTILKGNDSEATDFFRRTAGVELARRFSPIVDDSLAQVGATQRFDGLMDRIEALPLVDKPVFDLTEYVTDEALDGLFDTIADEERKIRTDPVARTTDLLRRWFGGDRN; via the coding sequence ATGCGATACCAACCGGCTCCCAGGCTTGCAAAATCGTTCGCCCTCGTACTCCTGGCGGTCTTCTGCATGAACTGTGCAGCCGTCATGGAGGAGTTGGAGAGCGCCGTCCGGGGAATGGACGACCAGAGCACCCCTGCCGACGGACTCCGCGAGGCGCTGAAGGTGGGTACCGGCCGTGCGGTCGAACGTCGTGGTCAGGCCGGTGGCTATCTGGGAGATGCGTTGGCCGAGATCGCGATCCCCCGCAAGCTCGCCAGCGCGGCCCGGGCACTGGAACTCACCGGGCGCGGCAACCTCGTCGAGGAATTCAAGGTCAGCCTCAACCGCGCTGCCGAGGCGGCTGCACCGGTTGCCCGCGACGTCTTCGTGGACTCGATCCGACAGATGACCTTCGACGACGCCATGACGATTCTCAAGGGAAACGATTCGGAGGCGACCGATTTCTTCCGTCGCACGGCAGGCGTCGAGTTGGCACGAAGGTTCTCGCCGATCGTCGACGACAGCCTCGCGCAGGTCGGTGCGACCCAGCGGTTTGACGGACTGATGGATCGCATCGAAGCGTTACCACTGGTCGATAAACCCGTCTTCGACTTGACGGAATACGTGACCGACGAGGCGCTCGACGGTCTCTTCGACACGATTGCGGACGAAGAGCGGAAGATCCGCACCGATCCCGTGGCGCGAACGACGGACCTGCTTCGTCGCTGGTTCGGCGGAGATCGTAATTGA
- a CDS encoding TetR/AcrR family transcriptional regulator gives MTERSAVTIAKILKGARTLFLERSYAEVTMDHIAAAAEVTKGALYHHFSSKEALYLAMMHADLLEVRALHRKGVDTDGSCRERLRVLTAAFLTAPREQQEVVRLVRRDANIFGEEARTELVHAYQEALPELVTQIVTDGITRNELRNADPQLLAWQFVALVEVALSDYANAALGDVKAKLDQVIDLFFAGVQAPEGLGANP, from the coding sequence ATGACTGAACGATCCGCCGTCACCATCGCAAAGATCCTCAAGGGGGCTCGCACCCTGTTCCTCGAGCGCAGCTACGCCGAGGTCACGATGGACCACATCGCCGCCGCCGCCGAGGTCACCAAGGGCGCGCTCTACCACCACTTCAGCAGCAAGGAAGCGCTCTACCTGGCGATGATGCACGCCGACCTCCTCGAAGTTCGTGCGTTGCACCGAAAGGGCGTCGACACGGATGGCAGTTGCCGCGAACGCCTGCGCGTCCTGACCGCGGCGTTCCTGACGGCACCACGAGAGCAGCAGGAAGTTGTACGACTCGTCCGACGAGACGCCAACATCTTCGGCGAAGAGGCCCGCACCGAACTGGTCCACGCCTATCAAGAGGCACTCCCGGAGTTGGTGACCCAGATCGTCACCGATGGCATTACCCGAAATGAGTTGCGGAACGCCGACCCGCAACTCCTGGCGTGGCAATTCGTGGCATTGGTCGAGGTCGCACTTTCGGACTACGCCAACGCGGCGCTGGGCGATGTGAAGGCCAAGCTTGATCAGGTCATCGACCTCTTCTTCGCCGGAGTGCAAGCCCCGGAAGGATTAGGAGCGAATCCATGA